The Chaetodon trifascialis isolate fChaTrf1 chromosome 11, fChaTrf1.hap1, whole genome shotgun sequence nucleotide sequence ATGGGAGGAGAGGCGCAGCAGGGGGTGTGTCTCTAGCGATCAAGAGCAGGAGTGTAATTTTGTTGTCAAGGATTATTGGGATTTGCGCTTGCGCCTCCTGCTTGCTCAGACAAGGGTAAGAGTCAATTATATTGTGTGCTATATTGGTTGCACCGGGAATCTAATCAGGTGTACACAATCAGGTCCTATTTAAATTCCTACATAATATTTTTATGGATGATATCTGAACAATTTGTTTCTGATATACGGTAGATACCTCATTGTAAACTGACATACACCATTTTTCATGCTCACTAGTTACACATGGGCAAGAGTGCAACTAACAGTCATCCAACATGTCGGTATGTGGCATGCTCCCTCTGAGAATTGAGCTGATGTCTGGATCAAGCATGGCCCAGTCCTGCAGTTAAACCGTCCTTGCACTGTGCTGCTTGCTGTGTTTAGCTCTTTGGATAAGATCATTAAACCAATTCCTGCTCTGGGCAATAGCTCTCCCAAGACCACACAGTTACTGTAAGCAAATGTATTATCTTCTCCCAAACAAATTCAAGGTAGGAGTATTGGCTACCCTCTCAAGGTAATGGGCAAGGCAATGCTTTCCTGAGATCTGCCCAGGACTGTTCTATCCAGTGCACTGGTTTCAAACAAAAAGGAGGGATTttaaaggaaagggaaaaagaTTTTTAATTGGTCATCATCAATGCCAGCCCCTACACCCCCTTTCCAATTGCACTGATTATGTGTTGTGCCTCTCGTCGAATTTACAGAAACCGATGATGTATTAGACCTTCACTTCAACCACATGAAACATAGAAACTATTTTGTGTTGCATTGTATGTGAATCAGGGGAGAATCGTTGGTATAACACTGCTAATGCTTCCTTGTTTTTGCTTGACTTTACTGGAAGTCCAAAAATATTTGTTGAAGAATAAGAATTTGCTCCATAGTGACAGATATTTTCAATTTCTGTTCACATTTCTTGTGAAAGTAGATTCCAAAGATTTTGACTGTGGGTGAAATCCTTTGAGCAGTGTTTCAGCTCTTGTGAGAATGTGACAAAAACTGCATaattgaaaaaaatccaaacagaaGGTGAAAGCTAGTTATTTTGCACTTTGCAATGTACAagtaaaatgtgtcatttttctttcttgtgcatggaatcaaaacaaaattataAAACAAGCGCAGGCTGGAAACCATGTAAAACACAGACTTGATTATATATTAAAATACATACTTGTCAATACCTTAAAAATGATAAAAGCAGATTTCTTGCTCGATTAAAAAAGCCTCTTCTTGATGGCACTCTTGTGCTATAATAACCATTATCATCTACATTTCCTTTAAATAACAACTTGATGTCTATGTCTATTAACAGACACTTGTCTCATATGTCTGGAGGACGATGCTGCCTGTCTAATAGTATTACAGGATGAGGTAATGGGAGGGATGCCAGTCCTTTAATAGTGTCGTCAGCATCAATTAAAACTCAGGAGTACTGAGAGATCCTGGCTGTCTCAAGTGGCTCAGCCAGGACTGAATGGACAAGAATAGATGCAGTCTAGAGGGACATCGGGGACAGATCAGcacaacagacagacatacagacagaacgGATACTCACCAATTGATTAAAATGATTGCATAGAAAAGCTAATATTTCATATATAGTCTTTCACTCAGACCTATGCATACAAGCTGTTTGAATGTCTGCACTCTTCACTAACACTGGTTGAAGGTTACACAGTTGTACTGCAATGCACAGACTTCATCTACCAGAAATAATGTAAATACCATATCTACCTTGTACACTAACACACAATCATGTAACTCTGACTGATCTTAGAAGCAATAATGAGTGTTTTTAAGTAATATGCGTGAGCAGTGGGTCACCTTCAAACAGCCTGCGGACACACAGAAATGTTAGTAATTATTTGAAATCAAATCTAAGTCAGTATTCACTCTCTATTTAGCTCcgtttggtctccaccaactcctgagggaaatctGAAGCTGTTAAATGATCCATTTTGTTCAACTGCCATGTAACTAATGTTACCCGTATGCCATTTAGTGCTGTGCAGTTAGCAGAGCTGAAAACGCCTGCCTGCTGTTGCTTCCAATGAGGGAAATGAGGCAGAACCAAAACAGTTAAGTTTCAgaccagaaaaccaaaacaatgagctgaaagatgctaaaatgcccTGTAGATGTGAGGGGAACTGCTCGGGTGAAAAATCCATGTGGATCCCTTTTCACATTATACACAGAAAAATATCAGTGAGAGCAGCTTTAAACCTTATGTTTACCgatcaataaaaaagaaaaaaaaagtggccgaagcagaaacacactgacataccACCACTGAGGCATAGAAAGTAATGATACAGTCTGTAATATCTGACTGTACTAACTGGTTTGAAAGTAATGAATAGCATCAAATTTAAAAACCTCAACTCaagaaataaagaatgaaaatcATATAAAGAATAAACAAGTACAACTGCACAGTGGCTCAGAGTAGTAAACCAATATTAGGACATTGTCATTAGAGGTTTAAAAGCCAAGCATAACCAGAAGAAGTGCCACCTTTCATATTTTTCATCAGTGCTGGAAATATGAAGCAGTCATCATGATTATGTGATTACTGTATGGCCTGCAGTGACCATGTGCGTCAATATCCTTGACATCTTTTAGCTAGTTGCACCCTGTTCCTATTAGCTGCCATCCATCAAAATGTGTCAAGATAAGGTGTAAAAGCACTTCATATTCAAGGAAAATAGTTCAGTGTAATAACATGAATTATGATGCCGTGACAATTTCCAAATAAACATATGGAAGTACTGTGAGTTTAGGGACATCAGTGAAATAAACTAAGACTAAAACCTAAAACCTCTTTCAGAACTGTCAGGACAGGGTTTATTAGCATCTGAACTATCTGAAATCCATcttggtttttctttttaacttctCTGCAAAGCACCAAACTCCAACCTCCATTGGGAGGTCAAAAGAGCCCTAATGTTTTTTCTCAATGGCCAAAAAATTTCATACAATTTCTCACTTAAAGGTACAATGTATACGGAATGGCTCCAATTTTTGactaaaacatacaaaaattaATGAAAACTCTCAGCAGAATGTGAAGAAGAGTTCTAAGATGTCAAAGACGTTTATGGATTGTGTTGGTGAAATATCTCATGAAGTTGGAAcgctaaccagctagcccccTCGTAATATCACTTCATATCTCAAGTGGCGATAGTCCAACAGTCTTTCTaatgttccaacaatcaccaactctggtttgatCGAAATTAATTTAGATGACAAAATTCCCACCACAGATGaccttccacttcctcctctacTGGTTCACATGTCTCCTGTCGCAGCCTCCTGTGTCTTTATTGTCCCCAGAGTCAGACTCCTGGTCGGAGCCACAGTATATCACCTCAGCACCATTTTCCCTGTCATCCAACTGGCCTCCTTCAGTCTTGGAGGCTGTGTTGGGTCCCGATCCAACTGTGTTTAGTAggaggctgctgaggctgcttCCATTGCCTGTGGTGTAGTGTTGCATGCAGCTAATATGGCCACTAGCTTCaaggctaactgagctaactagctaacagcagctagtagCAACAGCCAATGATAGCTACAGCAAAGAATctagtgagcagcagttagcggttaccctggtgatatgctgcccaGTATTTGTTTGGAATGACCTTCAACAGGTGGCCAGTTCTTATACATTATACCTTTAATACCTGTCATGCTCCCAGGGCCGAGCCGTATATGGCTGTCAGACCAGGTTTTTATCTCAATGAGAGTTTCATCCTTGAGGAGACTTTGCATCAGTCTCTCGCTCTAGATCAGAACATGCCTTTCCTTCACCAAGGCTGAATACATCTTTAGAAGAATCCGTGGCCTCAGCATATTTGAAACCACCTCTTCGGGTAACACACATCGACTATATAAACCCCTCAAGTTCACCTCATAAGTCACCTCACACCTTACTCTCCACACACCAGAACCTCACGTTTCTCCGTCCAGTGACCAAgccaggagcagcagcacatcatACAATGTCTGCTGCTAAGAGTTTGCTGTCTCTGATGGTGGTGTTggtggctgcagtgtgtgtggctCATGCCCAGGAGAGGATTAAGATGTGCGGGAGAGAGCTGATACGTCTGGCCGTCTCATCCTGTGGTAACTCTCGACTGAGGAGAAGCATCCTGGACACGCAGCTGGAACAGCATCGACACACTTCTCACTGTAAGTACTTCATGTGACATTGTCAGACATCAAGTGTATTGAgctatattttacatttttaacatgTGGAGACAGATTTcagatatatatttttcatttatgcactttttaaatgactttttgaATTATTTAGTTTAGCAGAAATATTGACATTGATATAATCAAGAAATGGTTTCCATATTCTTTCAAAGGCATTAGTTTTATAGTGCAGGAGACAGGTCAGAAAGTCCAGAGGTATATATTCCATTATTGTCCTATGCCATCCCACAACTGAGGGGACTTTATCTGAAGTCCAGTGCTGAAGAATATTTTTCTTAGCACAAAATGTCATAACATTATACAGTTTTTTCTGATATGCATCAGTTACACGGGCACTGGGAAGACCCCAGTGGGGATAGTGGGCAAGATCACCAGTTCCTGCCTTACATTTAAGACAAGATGGAGAGACATCCTGTCTGTATTTGGAGAGGCAGTTTGGAGCAACATGTGCTCTATGCAGTATCTTAAGTGGCATCGCTCTTGTCCGATTACAAACTGTTATTTTCCTTGCGTTATCCCAGATGCCCTCCCACATCTCCTCAGTTATCACAACACCCAGCTCCCTCTCTCAGATCACTCCCAGCGCCCGAGTGCTGAAATTTGAGCAATCCCTCAGACCAGCATAGAAGGTTCTAATGGAAGCATCCCCCTGAGAAAGAAGCACttgtttttctatttgtgtGACATTCATATCAGCAAGCAGCGATATTTCTGACCTGAAAATAATGGAAAAGATCATGTCTTGATATGCCATATTTTTCCATAATTTGATTGAAAGTCATGAGGGTGGGACTATGTAGTTATATTTAAGTTATATTTCTCCATGGTTAATTGACTCTCATGTTTTCAAAAAGTCTAGTCTCTTATGTATTCCTGTCTTGTTTGCCTTCattgctttattgttttttttttaactgcataCCCTTGTATCAATGACTTAAAGTACAATCCATTTATTCCCTTTGGAGTTTCACAAGAAGTTTCGAGCACAAAGCTACACATTTCCAGGATTCTCTCTAATTCCTGCATGTCTTTCCACTGCCTCTGCACAGGGGAGCAGGACACCTCAAAGGAGCACCAGGCAATAGAGGCAGGCCTCGACGCTGCAGAGTCTGACGGGGAGAAGGACGCCTTCTTGGCTCCACACTGGTACCCCTTGTCCCCTCGGATTAGAAGAGCTGCTGGGAGAATATCTGATATTTGCTGCGAGAAAGGATGCAGCATGAAAGAGTTGATCCAGTTTTGCTAGATATAGCTCTCTGCATGTCAGATGAAAAAATACActcttaaaatgttttaatctgTGCTGCGAGGTTGTTTACCAAGCTGCCTAATCCTTTAGAAGAATGATTTTGCTATATTTCTAATGATGTAGCACTCTGGCAAACACTATCAGTAATAAATTACTGCAGAACAAAAGCTAAAATCATGTTGTGcacaggttttattttgtactaATATCATTTATATTCTCTGCATCATTGgagaaaatatttatttgctTCCGCAAACTGCTCTGTAATAAATCTTTTGATGATTATTTATGAAGGTTTGTTTCATATCTGCAATtctaaggatttttttttggtgaCATGTTTACTCCATTTAAACTATAAATGCAAGGTTACAATATTGCAAACCCATTTCCCCACTTCAGGATAACTACATCAAAAGGATACACAACAATTTAGTTTTGGACATTCACAaagctggggaaaaaaagagaatagtcaaaatcaaagcagtaGAGGCTGAGATATTCTGACTTTTTAGTCTCAGTACGGGTTGAGCTCTATAAACACTGGATTTTACACTTCCCATAATGAGACTCAACAGCACCTTTCATCAGACTTTGTCCAGGCCCCTTGATATTGATGCCCGGAAAAATGATCACAATGTATTTCTTGTACCAAATCAGCAGTAGAATATATCAATATATCAATATATCATGCCAGTGTTCACTGTAATTCATCTGTCATcagttaatttcattttaaactgtGTTAAAATCAGCTATGTTTTTTCCCATTGTAAGTTGGAATAATTAAACCTGCAGAGAAATTAACCTTGAAATTGCAAATGGGTcattttcaaatgcagacaCATGGAGGCGCATGAACCTATAAGCTATAAGTCCCACTGCTGAGTAATGGAGCAGTGAGGGCAGTTTACAACTCTGGAACTCTCTCTTATGATGCTAAATTGGATTGAGGCCATTGGGTAAGCCGTTCAGCTCCATACGTACAGAAACAATCTCTGTAACCTGGCCAGTTTCTAGCACTGACTGCATAATTCTCTCGACGGATAATCAAACTGATTATCTGTCACTCTACACTGGAGGCTTAATAGCAAATGGAATCAGCCGACACTGACTGATTGGTTAATTGGTTTTATTTGGGGAGGGATGGGCTGCGTTGTAATTACAATTAATTTTTGCGTAATTGGTTTTCGTTTGCTGTGTTATCAGACAAAACAGCCAAAGATGAATTCTAAATTTAGATCAAGTTGTTAGCCGATTATTTTGTTCGGTTTTTAACTACAGATACCTCAGGAGTAACAACACTCCGTAAAACAGCTGGCTACATGTTGAAAGCTGATTATGGTTTGTATCTGCAtacaaataatataaataataaatcaaacagaGTTTCTTTTAATAAtcaaataatgaattaatatttttttgcaACTGAATTTTTAGAATTATTAGGAAATTATGGATTGATAAATACTGTGCACATGCTGTATAACACACTCATGGACATTTAAACTGTGTGCATGGAGGAGAGGGCATGAAGAGATTTAATAGAGAGATTTAATGCAGTACCAGGTgtcagccagcagagggcaacCAATATCTGATTTCAAACGGCATACTTTCTGCACTGCTTTACCTGGTCTGACAGTAGCACTGACCTATCATAGTTGACACTGGTGAAGAAACGGTACATCCTGCCAACTCCTCGGTGTTACTGTAGAATTACATTGTTACTGTATCAAGTTCGGTCATTACAGCTGCATTTGAGCTACAGTCTCCCTCCCCTGCTGATCAGCCTCTCAATGCTCATTAATGTAAAATGCTCAATCACCTCAAGTGATCCTTTATCTCCTTGTGACAAGAGGAGAAATCTGAGCAGAGGACACTTCTAGGCCTCAGCCCGCCATTAACAAGTGCCAACATGAGATGACAAACACACGGCTGCATGGGGCCTCTTTAATGGGCTCCTCTTCATGCCTGGTTTGTCAACTGAAAAGCTGCTAAACTGGATATGGAAAATTAAATCAGagcctccatctctctttcagTCATTCTATCTCTTTGATTCTTGTTTTAGtgagcaggaaaagcagcaggacaGGATAACACCTTCACTGAGTgccagcagagcacacacatgcatgaatacacgtgcacacacacgcatgccaggcaggagagtgtgtgtggtggactGGTGGGTGTCaatttgcatgtaaatgaaATGGCTCTCAGCGCTCTTGTTTCCGACAGTAAACGTGTCAGAGCTAAAGATGCTATATttggtggtttgtgtgttttattttgtaaccAGGGAGCACATGTGGGTGTGGGAGCAAAAGCAAAGACAACAGCGtccatttctgcttttgtgtgttcatTATTATTAGTGCTCCAGGCATTCCTCTACGTATCGCCAACTGTCAGATGCTGTGTCAAATGAATCCTCGGTAACAGGGTCTTTGTGTCttgcatacagtgtgtgaatTTTTACTGAGACTTCAAACTCAACAATGAGGTTTACGCTACAAGCCTATTGTTTTCaacagtaacaataataataataataataatgataataatatgtATTTTCATAGAACCTTTCAAGGGATTCAAGGATGCTTCATGCATATAACACAGACAATCTGATCTACTCTGCTAATGAGAGATAAATTAAGTGACAACATTTCATTAAATTATGAAAGATctgaaataaaatctgattttgttttgaagaaaaaaaaaaacaattgtaGTGAATTCCAGTCCTCCAAAACCTTTCTGCTACATGTACAGCTGCTGTGCATTAACTTGCCTAAGGGGGGCGCCACAAGATGTGTTTATATGTCATATGTCAAACAAAACACCTTGGATGTCAGAGCTTGAAATCGCATAAAGACTTCACACTGAACGCCTTGAACGCATCGTTGCcattttctgtgatatttttgcagaaatgtgttttagctTATTCTGAGTTTTACAGTGTTCTGTATTGGCTGATGTGAGGGGTGGATGTTGGCTGGATTGCACAGGCGCTATTATGACTTGTATGTTGTTGAATGCTATTTACAAGTTATTCTAAATTCGATATTACGGCGCTGCAATACTGCATGTGCAACATGTTGCTTGCATGCTGGCTCTGTATTAAACAGACCTTATGGACACTTATTGTTCACCAGGACAGGTTTGAGATCACCTCAGAACACAGTTACATAATGTTTTATGGATCAGCCATAACCTGTCAATAAGAGCAATGTATTGAAAGGTTGTGCCACTGAGGCTGGCTCTTGCCCTCCAACAAAAAGCCACTTGCTATCTTGCTGTTATCCAGCTCTTCATCAGGAACGCCTCAAATACACAAAACCAGAGCCCTGAAACTGACACACTGAATCAGAATGAAGACTGTCCGTGCTCTTTGTCAAAGTGCCATACAGGAAGTCTTCACGTCAGATCTTGCAGCCACTTTCTGTTTGCTTCATGTGTGCCTCACTTAGTGCCTCCAGGACGTCCCATtaatcacatttgaaatgactatcagctgtgtgtgttcctgctccTGAGCCTGAAAGCTCTAACACAGACCAAGAACATCTGTTCTGCTGCGCATGTTCCAGTCAAGGCCTAAGTCCATAATTCCTGTCAAGTAAACCGCCCCCTACCATCATCCCTTATATCATGCAGCACGGTTATCCCTACACCTGCGCCATCCACCATCTCCCGCTGTGATGTGACggctctgtcttctcctctgcttgACAACAGCTAGACGGCCTGACCAGCAGTGACAGCTTCAGAAGCACTGTGCGATTAGACGCTGTTCCCACAGGACGAGGGAGAGGAAGCCACCAAAAGAGCTTTCCTCTCGACGTGCTCTGATCACCTCTCATCTGCCTGGCTGTGTGACTGGATAAAGTGTTCACTATCTTTAGCACTGTTACTATTAGATACTGCAAATGAATATTTCTTTGCCAGGGATCACTATACAGTATAGTAGCACACCAATATGGTTTTATTACGTAAtgaactgcagcttcatatCTTACGCGTTTATTCATCTCTGTATTTGCCGATGATGCAGACTTTTGTAATAGCCATGCTGTGATTGAAATGATCATTATCATAGACACACGGTGTATCTGCGTATACATCTAATGAATGACAGGCTGTCAGGAAAACCCTCATTTTATGAGGACTCATAAATGTGATTATTAGGATAAAGCTCCATTAGAGCTGTGTCAAAAACTTTTGTTAGAGTCAATAAAAATGGCTTGTACTGTTTAACTCTCAGAAGAGTGATGCTCTGGTTCAAATGAGAAATGATCGCTGCAAGCAACTGAAATAGAGGTCAGCTATATGAGTGTGACATGACCAGAGATGTTTTTTTGGGAGGTCTTCTTGAATATTTTATAAATCGTGTTGTAATAGCCAATGAGTATATACTGTCAGCGCTCTGTTTTATTCTCCTCAAACTTAAAGGTCCACAGATTTCCATAGCCAGCGGCCTCTGAACCAAAACCAATTATTACCTCAACTTCCTTAATTACTTCCTCGCCATATACAGTGTTTCATATGCATGTCATTACATCCGCTTAATCTGTCCAGTGAAAGAATAGAAGCACATGCGGCAAACAccacgcacacatacatgcagagaCATTAACTACCATTTTGCCACAACCTTGGGGCCACTGGGAGGTGGTGAAGCTGAACTAATAGAGCTGAGCTGGTAGAGGGCAGTGTGGCAGCGGCAGCCTGTAAACCGACTGCAGGCCTGTTTTCTGCAGCTCCAGAGCTGAATGCCACAGCGCAGCACAGATAAGGTGATGCTCCGGCGTCGAATGCTGAATAACTCAGAATCTGTTGTTTGTTCTGCATTTGAGATGCTTCAACTCAGAGCCATAGCAATACATTTAACCCTCTTTCTCTAGTGTTATTATACCTAGCGTCAGTCATCCTGTTTGCTCAGAGCTTTACTGTCGTTGCTGATATATTGGAAAAGACAATTGatataatatttcattttcattggaaAAATAGaccacaaataaaataaaccataTGTACGTATTCTGCTCTCACTGAGGAGTTCTCTGCATTGATACAACCAGAGtgtggtattttttttataagtGTGTGATGCATTTGAATAGGTGTGtggatgaataaatgtattGAAATCCAGTCCTGAGTGTGAACACATGGCTAAATTCCAGTGTTAAACAGAGCAAGGTTACAGTATTATGGTATAGATTTAACTAAAATGTGATAACTTACACTAAGCAAGCATGCAATTTCTCTTAAAAATGACCTTAAAAATGACCTCATACATCATCCTTTCTTAAGCATACCAacctttgttgcattttgttgtctcatCTTTACCCACAGcgtatgttttgtgtgtgagttgaTGCTTTTTGGCTTGATGCTGTCAGGTCTTTTCAAATCAGTCAGTTGGGCTtccacagacagaaacacttctactgctgttgtttcctctgctcctcttctgaAAACTAGTCTCAGATGCTGCAAAAGATTGCACATTTCTGCATCTTCTTGCAcccttttccctttttaatCTGCTGGTAACTTCTTTGAATAACTCTCGAGCTGTCCAGGCCATAACTGTGGCATGAAGCCACTTCACCTGGCAATGATGCAATTACTGCATGTTGATCCACACAGCTTGGCTGTCTTGTGATGTCGAGGTTGTGAGCAGTGAGTGCCAAGACGCAGCtcgttttgtgtgtctgtgatgtgtgtgtgtgcgctctgaCATCCAGAAAGAACGGCAACCTCATCCAGTTGCAGCTGACAATGTGACTAGTCCCACACACAAGAATTGATAAAgatagaaaatgtgtgtgtgtgtgtgtgtgtgtgtgtgtgtgtgtgtgtgtgtgtgtgtgtgtgtgtgtgtgtatgactgagTGAGTAAGAAGGTGATaggggagatggaggaaagcGAGTgggggaaacagacagagagatggagacagcgGTGGGCATGCCCAGAAAAACGATTACTCCAGCTGCTCTTTCACAGCTGCTCCCAATTGCTCCATTGCACCTTCTCTCCCTCCGTCCATCACTGCCTCCACCTCATCCCTCCATACTCCCATGCATGACTGGGCTGTTTGTAGCTGATGTAATGTTGACAAAATACTCCCAAGTGGGAGTACTTAGCCGATGTGGCACACAGTTTCAGTGATGTACAACTTGACGACGTTACCGTAAAGACGAGGGAGGATTATACTTGATGGGATGGTAAAGCATTGTTAGTGAGCTGAGTAATGTAGAGGAGGAGTCGTTGTTTTATGTCTATCACTTTTTATTATGTATGTTGCATTATCGTGTTTGACAGATAAACAGATATTAACTAAACCTTCACACTGTTTTATATTCAAACAcatatgtgtgtacacacacacacacacacacacacacacacacacacacacacacacacacacacacacacacacacacacacacactgcatcattGTTGGCTTGCCTCCTTCGATATTCCTGTCACTGTTATCAGCCGGGTTCATCTCGGGGGGGAGGCTGCTGTTAAAACATGAGCAGTCCATTCAATACACTTCAGCTAATCAAAGCTAAGCTGCTTGTGCCACTTCCAGTTCTCCACCCCATCAGGGTGTGTGATGAAGACAGAATGAGAGTGCGTGGGTTTCCAAGCAAGCTGAGGTGCGTATGCGCacgtgtgtttgagtgtgtgcatggatgcgtgtgtgtgtgtgtgtgtgtgtgtgtgtgtgtgtgtgtgtgtgtgtgtgtgtgtgtgtgcgtgcgtgtgtgtgtgtgactcagcaGGATATCTAAGCCCAGAGGAGCAGAACAACAGCAGGTACAGTATCTCAGTACAGTGCGGCAGCTTTTTAAGAAATTGAAACACTGCCTCTCTGTTACTTCCAGTAAGTGGACCCATTAATGAATACAGAGGCTTAATGGTTCAGGGTTTGGCCCCCTCTGTATTAAATGCACCATTAAAGAGGGTTCACCTGATCCTGGCAGGtgtagaagaaagaaaagggggagGCATGAGTTAGTTGGTTAGTTAGTCTCATTTCTTTAATAACGAGTCTTTAGTCTCATATTAAGCCCAAGGTTATGTTAAATTGAATGTCTGACATATAGCTTCCTCCGTTATGGACTTTTCGGTTCTTTTCTTCAGGGCTCAGCAGTGTGAAGACGGTTCGTTTTTTGGTCGATTGTGTAAATTTGTGTATCAAAGTTAAATAAAGTGAATGATTTTGTCAATTTAAATTGCCTGGACTTTTTCTTTCACCTACTCGCCTGCACAGTGTAGctatatgtttatgtttgtttagcTTTGCTGTCCTCGCTttagctgtatgtgtgtatcctTCTGTACAAAGTAAACTGAGAGCCATTAGAAAACCAGAGCGTGTACCTGAACATACTCggtcaataaagctgattctgaatcagctttattgactGCTGTTCCTGTTCGCTGTCTGTTCTCACTTAAGGCAGATTTCTGTGCTGGTACAACGTTGCAATTGCAAAACAATCTCACACAaagattcattttaaaaataacattttaggACTGAATTAATTAAAGTTCTTAATGTTAATTCTTTGATTTGGccgaatctttttttttttttttgcagtgcaaCCATCTTACGCTGCATTATCAATTGCTCAAGATACAATACGTCCAGGTATTGACAGATAGCACTGTATTAATATGCCCCTGCAGAAAAAACTCTGAATATCGgcctttgtttatttttttgttttctcataaTGTACGTCCTTGATCAGACCAGATGAACTGCTAACACAGAATCACCTCCAGCTCAGTTGACACCATGGGCTCTCTTGTGTATTTGCAACTTTCACCACCT carries:
- the insl3 gene encoding insulin-like 3 (Leydig cell), which produces MSAAKSLLSLMVVLVAAVCVAHAQERIKMCGRELIRLAVSSCGNSRLRRSILDTQLEQHRHTSHWEQDTSKEHQAIEAGLDAAESDGEKDAFLAPHWYPLSPRIRRAAGRISDICCEKGCSMKELIQFC